The sequence aattacccaggcgtggtgatgtgcgcctgtagtcccagctactcaggaggctgagacaggagaatcgcttaaacttgggacgcggaagttgcagtgagccaggatcgtgccactgcactccagcttgggcgacagagcgagactcttccccccacccaaaaaaaaaaaaaaaagtatagttcCACCTATTTGACAGATGAGGTCACTAAGCACCACCGGGGAGCATGCTTGGCCGATGAGCTCACCTATTCCTGGTGCCCCTGACGTTCCTACCGGTTTCTTGTCCCGGCAGGTTGGGGGCGCCTGCCCCCCACTAGTCCAAGTGGAGGGGGTCCCTCCGCCCAATGGGCCTGGCCAGGGCCCTACGCCGCCTCAGCGGCGCCCTGGATTCGGGAGACAGCCGGGCGGGCGATGAAGAGGAGGCCGGGCCCGGGTTGTGCCGCAACGGGTGGGTGCCGGCGCGGGTGCAGTCACCGGTGGGCCGGCGCCGCGGTCGCTTCGTCAAGAAGGACGGGCACTGCAACGTGCGCTTCGTGAACCTGGGTGGCCAGGGCGCGCGCTACCTGAGCGACCTGTTCACCACGTGCGTGGACGTGCGCTGGCGCTGGATGTGCCTGCTCTTCTCCTGCTCCTTCCTCGCCTCCTGGCTGCTCTTCGGCCTGGCCTTCTGGCTCATAGCCTCGCTGCACGGCGACCTGGCCGCCCCGCCACCGCCTGCGCCCTGCTTCTCACACGTGGCCAGCTTCCTGGCCGCCTTCCTCTTCGCGCTGGAGACACAGACGTCCATCGGCTACGGCGTGCGCAGCGTCACCGAGGAGTGCCCGGCCGCTGTGGCCGCTGTAGTGCTGCAGTGCATCGCCGGCTGCGTGCTCGACGCCTTCGTCGTGGGTGCTGTCATGGCCAAGATGGCCAAACCCAAGAAGCGCAACGAGACGCTGGTCTTCAGCGAGAACGCTGTCGTGGCGCTGCGCGACCACCGCCTCTGCCTCATGTGGCGCGTCGGCAACCTGCGTCGCAGCCACCTGGTCGAGGCCCACGTGCGTGCCCAGCTGCTGCAGGTGCGGACCTCCGCGAGCCCTGGGGGATTGGGGGAGATGTAGGCCCGAGGGTGAGGGGCATGAGGTCCTGGAGGGGGAGTGGACTACAACTCCCAGCAGCCTCTCAGGTCTGTGGCTTGCGAATGGGTCACTGGGCAGTTGGGGATGTAAACCCAAAAGAGAGGTCTGTGACCAGCTCTTCCTGGAGGCCTGGGCTTGGGACATACAGAGCTTCCTGTGGCTTGAGGATGGGCTGCCTGTGGGTAGACCCGAAAGGGCTACACCTGGCCTGTCAAGGCCCTGGGCCGTAATTCCCAGAAGCCTCTGGGTCAAGGGACCTGCCCAAAGATGGGGTGGCCTCAGATGCAGCTTTGCGGGGTGGTGGTGGAGGGCCTGCGTGACCGTTCTATTACTCGGGTGTACAATTCCCACTGGACCCTGTGGCACAGACGGGGGCCTGTGACTTGAGGCTCCCGGGAGAAGCAGGCCCTGGAACGGGTGCAGTTCATCACTGTGGAGCACAGTTCTCCAGGCCTCTAGGTGTGGGGTCCTGCAGCATCTGTGGGGGAATTCATTCCCCAACTCAATGGCCCATCGTGTCCCACCAGCCTCCTGCCCTCTGAGAGCAGGGTGGGAGGTGGCAACGAAACGAAACTGCACCTCCCATTGGCCCCTGGGGTAATAGCTCCCTCCCGTGCCCTGAGGAAGGGGCCTTAGTGTTCC comes from Macaca fascicularis isolate 582-1 chromosome 19, T2T-MFA8v1.1 and encodes:
- the KCNJ14 gene encoding ATP-sensitive inward rectifier potassium channel 14, producing the protein MGLARALRRLSGALDSGDSRAGDEEEAGPGLCRNGWVPARVQSPVGRRRGRFVKKDGHCNVRFVNLGGQGARYLSDLFTTCVDVRWRWMCLLFSCSFLASWLLFGLAFWLIASLHGDLAAPPPPAPCFSHVASFLAAFLFALETQTSIGYGVRSVTEECPAAVAAVVLQCIAGCVLDAFVVGAVMAKMAKPKKRNETLVFSENAVVALRDHRLCLMWRVGNLRRSHLVEAHVRAQLLQPRVTPEGEYIPLDHQDVDVGFDGGTDRIFLVSPITIVHEIDSASPLYELGRAELARADFELVVILEGMVEATAMTTQCRSSYLPGELLWGHRFEPVLFQRGSQYEVDYRHFHRTYEVPGTPVCSAKELDERAEQASHSLKSSFPGSLTAFCYENELALSCCQEEDEDDEAEEGNGAETEDGAASPQVLTPTLALTLPL